The following are encoded together in the Rhinopithecus roxellana isolate Shanxi Qingling chromosome 5, ASM756505v1, whole genome shotgun sequence genome:
- the NEIL1 gene encoding endonuclease 8-like 1 isoform X2: MGRAGPRAPLLPKTRIWSLTFSQKTNLWLPGQGRRPGGDKDSAAPLRMPEGPELHLASQFVNEACGALVFGGCVEKSSVSRNPEVPFESSAYRISASARGKELRLILSPLPGAQPPQEPLALVFRFGMSGSFQLVPCEELPRHAHLRFYTAPPGPRLALCFVDVRRFGHWDLGGKWQPGRGPCVLQEYEQFRENVLRNLADKAFDRPICEALLDQRFFNGIGNYLRAEILYRLKIPPFEKARSVLEALQQRRPSPKLTLSQKIKAKLQNPDLLELCHSVPKEVVQLGGSWTPGTQRTLRVQAKPFPGHEGQRETFLRGRQLSGLRGPASSRTQKFPQCPRRGGERGDRQLLATADPGRSRLTPHPWNPRGPQPLSRRVSLLHSPFLSCPESGGLNSWEQAISEGANRPYSCSLHNSHVFNCTPPSTSLKLM; this comes from the exons ATGGGGAGGGCGGGCCCTAGAGCGCCGCTCCTCCCCAAAACTAGGATTTGGAGCCTCACGTTCTCCCAGAAAACGAACCTGTGGTTGCCAGGCCAGGGGCGGCGCCCAGGAGGGGACAAG GACTCCGCCGCCCCGCTAAGGATGCCTGAGGGCCCGGAGCTGCACTTGGCCAGCCAGTTTGTGAACGAGGCCTGCGGGGCGCTGGTTTTCGGCGGCTGCGTGGAGAAGTCCTCTGTCAGCCGCAACCCCGAGGTGCCCTTTGAGAGCAGCGCTTACCGCATCTCAGCTTCAGCCCGCGGCAAGGAGCTGCGCCTGATACTGAGCCCTCTGCCTGGGGCCCAGCCACCCCAGGAGCCCCTGGCCCTGGTCTTTCGCTTTGGCATGTCAGGCTCTTTTCAGCTGGTACCCTGCGAGGAGCTGCCACGCCATGCCCACCTGCGCTTTTACACGGCCCCGCCTGGCCCCCGGCTCGCCCTGTGTTTCGTGGACGTCCGCCGGTTTGGCCACTGGGACCTTGGGGGCAAGTGGCAGCCAGGCCGCGGGCCCTGTGTCTTGCAGGAGTACGAGCAGTTCAG GGAGAATGTGCTACGAAACCTAGCAGACAAGGCCTTTGACCGGCCCATCTGCGAGGCCCTCCTGGACCAGAGGTTCTTCAATGGCATTGGCAACTATCTGCGGGCAGAGATCCTGTACCG GCTGAAGATCCCGCCCTTTGAGAAGGCCCGCTCCGTCCTGGAGGCCCTGCAGCAGCGCAGGCCG AGCCCGAAGCTGACCCTGAGCCAGAAGATCAAGGCCAAGCTGCAGAATCCGGACCTGCTGGAGCTCTGCCACTCAGTGCCCAAGGAAGTGGTCCAGTTGG GGGGATCCTGGACCCCTGGCACCCAAAG GACCCTTCGCGTCCAAGCAAAGCCCTTTCCAGGACACGAAGGGCAAAGAGAGACCTTCCTGAGAGGACGGCAACTCAGCGGCCTGAGGGGTCCAGCCTCCAGCAGGACCCAGAAGTTCCCACAGTGCCcaagaaggggaggagaaaggggagacAGGCAGCTTCTG GCCACCGCAGACCCCGGAAGGTCAAGGCTGACACCCCATCCTTGGAACCCGAGGGGACCTCAGCCTCTTAGCAGGAGGGTCTCCTTGTTGCACTCACCCTTTTTGTCTTGCCCTGAATCTGGGGGTCTGAATTCTTGGGAGCAGGCAATATCTGAAGGTGCAAACAGGCCCTACAGCTGTTCCCTGCACAACTCTCATGTTTTTAATTGTACCCCACCTTCCACATCTTTAAAGCTCATGTGA
- the NEIL1 gene encoding endonuclease 8-like 1 isoform X3 gives MPEGPELHLASQFVNEACGALVFGGCVEKSSVSRNPEVPFESSAYRISASARGKELRLILSPLPGAQPPQEPLALVFRFGMSGSFQLVPCEELPRHAHLRFYTAPPGPRLALCFVDVRRFGHWDLGGKWQPGRGPCVLQEYEQFRENVLRNLADKAFDRPICEALLDQRFFNGIGNYLRAEILYRLKIPPFEKARSVLEALQQRRPSPKLTLSQKIKAKLQNPDLLELCHSVPKEVVQLGGKGYGSESGEEDFAAFRAWLRCYGMPGMSSLQDRHGRTIWFQGDPGPLAPKGRKSHKKKSKATQPSPEDRVEDPSRPSKALSRTRRAKRDLPERTATQRPEGSSLQQDPEVPTVPKKGRRKGRQAASGHRRPRKVKADTPSLEPEGTSAS, from the exons ATGCCTGAGGGCCCGGAGCTGCACTTGGCCAGCCAGTTTGTGAACGAGGCCTGCGGGGCGCTGGTTTTCGGCGGCTGCGTGGAGAAGTCCTCTGTCAGCCGCAACCCCGAGGTGCCCTTTGAGAGCAGCGCTTACCGCATCTCAGCTTCAGCCCGCGGCAAGGAGCTGCGCCTGATACTGAGCCCTCTGCCTGGGGCCCAGCCACCCCAGGAGCCCCTGGCCCTGGTCTTTCGCTTTGGCATGTCAGGCTCTTTTCAGCTGGTACCCTGCGAGGAGCTGCCACGCCATGCCCACCTGCGCTTTTACACGGCCCCGCCTGGCCCCCGGCTCGCCCTGTGTTTCGTGGACGTCCGCCGGTTTGGCCACTGGGACCTTGGGGGCAAGTGGCAGCCAGGCCGCGGGCCCTGTGTCTTGCAGGAGTACGAGCAGTTCAG GGAGAATGTGCTACGAAACCTAGCAGACAAGGCCTTTGACCGGCCCATCTGCGAGGCCCTCCTGGACCAGAGGTTCTTCAATGGCATTGGCAACTATCTGCGGGCAGAGATCCTGTACCG GCTGAAGATCCCGCCCTTTGAGAAGGCCCGCTCCGTCCTGGAGGCCCTGCAGCAGCGCAGGCCG AGCCCGAAGCTGACCCTGAGCCAGAAGATCAAGGCCAAGCTGCAGAATCCGGACCTGCTGGAGCTCTGCCACTCAGTGCCCAAGGAAGTGGTCCAGTTGG GGGGCAAAGGCTACGGGTCAGAGAGCGGGGAGGAGGACTTTGCCGCCTTTCGAGCCTGGCTGCGCTGCTATGGCATGCCAGGCATGAGCTCTCTGCAGGACCGGCATGGCCGTACCATCTGGTTCCAG GGGGATCCTGGACCCCTGGCACCCAAAG GGCGCAAATCCCACAAAAAGAaatccaaggccacacagccgaGTCCTGAGGACAGAGTGGAG GACCCTTCGCGTCCAAGCAAAGCCCTTTCCAGGACACGAAGGGCAAAGAGAGACCTTCCTGAGAGGACGGCAACTCAGCGGCCTGAGGGGTCCAGCCTCCAGCAGGACCCAGAAGTTCCCACAGTGCCcaagaaggggaggagaaaggggagacAGGCAGCTTCTG GCCACCGCAGACCCCGGAAGGTCAAGGCTGACACCCCATCCTTGGAACCCGAGGGGACCTCAGCCTCTTAG
- the NEIL1 gene encoding endonuclease 8-like 1 isoform X1, whose amino-acid sequence MGRAGPRAPLLPKTRIWSLTFSQKTNLWLPGQGRRPGGDKDSAAPLRMPEGPELHLASQFVNEACGALVFGGCVEKSSVSRNPEVPFESSAYRISASARGKELRLILSPLPGAQPPQEPLALVFRFGMSGSFQLVPCEELPRHAHLRFYTAPPGPRLALCFVDVRRFGHWDLGGKWQPGRGPCVLQEYEQFRENVLRNLADKAFDRPICEALLDQRFFNGIGNYLRAEILYRLKIPPFEKARSVLEALQQRRPSPKLTLSQKIKAKLQNPDLLELCHSVPKEVVQLGGKGYGSESGEEDFAAFRAWLRCYGMPGMSSLQDRHGRTIWFQGDPGPLAPKGRKSHKKKSKATQPSPEDRVEDPSRPSKALSRTRRAKRDLPERTATQRPEGSSLQQDPEVPTVPKKGRRKGRQAASGHRRPRKVKADTPSLEPEGTSAS is encoded by the exons ATGGGGAGGGCGGGCCCTAGAGCGCCGCTCCTCCCCAAAACTAGGATTTGGAGCCTCACGTTCTCCCAGAAAACGAACCTGTGGTTGCCAGGCCAGGGGCGGCGCCCAGGAGGGGACAAG GACTCCGCCGCCCCGCTAAGGATGCCTGAGGGCCCGGAGCTGCACTTGGCCAGCCAGTTTGTGAACGAGGCCTGCGGGGCGCTGGTTTTCGGCGGCTGCGTGGAGAAGTCCTCTGTCAGCCGCAACCCCGAGGTGCCCTTTGAGAGCAGCGCTTACCGCATCTCAGCTTCAGCCCGCGGCAAGGAGCTGCGCCTGATACTGAGCCCTCTGCCTGGGGCCCAGCCACCCCAGGAGCCCCTGGCCCTGGTCTTTCGCTTTGGCATGTCAGGCTCTTTTCAGCTGGTACCCTGCGAGGAGCTGCCACGCCATGCCCACCTGCGCTTTTACACGGCCCCGCCTGGCCCCCGGCTCGCCCTGTGTTTCGTGGACGTCCGCCGGTTTGGCCACTGGGACCTTGGGGGCAAGTGGCAGCCAGGCCGCGGGCCCTGTGTCTTGCAGGAGTACGAGCAGTTCAG GGAGAATGTGCTACGAAACCTAGCAGACAAGGCCTTTGACCGGCCCATCTGCGAGGCCCTCCTGGACCAGAGGTTCTTCAATGGCATTGGCAACTATCTGCGGGCAGAGATCCTGTACCG GCTGAAGATCCCGCCCTTTGAGAAGGCCCGCTCCGTCCTGGAGGCCCTGCAGCAGCGCAGGCCG AGCCCGAAGCTGACCCTGAGCCAGAAGATCAAGGCCAAGCTGCAGAATCCGGACCTGCTGGAGCTCTGCCACTCAGTGCCCAAGGAAGTGGTCCAGTTGG GGGGCAAAGGCTACGGGTCAGAGAGCGGGGAGGAGGACTTTGCCGCCTTTCGAGCCTGGCTGCGCTGCTATGGCATGCCAGGCATGAGCTCTCTGCAGGACCGGCATGGCCGTACCATCTGGTTCCAG GGGGATCCTGGACCCCTGGCACCCAAAG GGCGCAAATCCCACAAAAAGAaatccaaggccacacagccgaGTCCTGAGGACAGAGTGGAG GACCCTTCGCGTCCAAGCAAAGCCCTTTCCAGGACACGAAGGGCAAAGAGAGACCTTCCTGAGAGGACGGCAACTCAGCGGCCTGAGGGGTCCAGCCTCCAGCAGGACCCAGAAGTTCCCACAGTGCCcaagaaggggaggagaaaggggagacAGGCAGCTTCTG GCCACCGCAGACCCCGGAAGGTCAAGGCTGACACCCCATCCTTGGAACCCGAGGGGACCTCAGCCTCTTAG
- the NEIL1 gene encoding endonuclease 8-like 1 isoform X4 — translation MGRAGPRAPLLPKTRIWSLTFSQKTNLWLPGQGRRPGGDKDSAAPLRMPEGPELHLASQFVNEACGALVFGGCVEKSSVSRNPEVPFESSAYRISASARGKELRLILSPLPGAQPPQEPLALVFRFGMSGSFQLVPCEELPRHAHLRFYTAPPGPRLALCFVDVRRFGHWDLGGKWQPGRGPCVLQEYEQFRENVLRNLADKAFDRPICEALLDQRFFNGIGNYLRAEILYRLKIPPFEKARSVLEALQQRRPSPKLTLSQKIKAKLQNPDLLELCHSVPKEVVQLGGKGYGSESGEEDFAAFRAWLRCYGMPGMSSLQDRHGRTIWFQGRS, via the exons ATGGGGAGGGCGGGCCCTAGAGCGCCGCTCCTCCCCAAAACTAGGATTTGGAGCCTCACGTTCTCCCAGAAAACGAACCTGTGGTTGCCAGGCCAGGGGCGGCGCCCAGGAGGGGACAAG GACTCCGCCGCCCCGCTAAGGATGCCTGAGGGCCCGGAGCTGCACTTGGCCAGCCAGTTTGTGAACGAGGCCTGCGGGGCGCTGGTTTTCGGCGGCTGCGTGGAGAAGTCCTCTGTCAGCCGCAACCCCGAGGTGCCCTTTGAGAGCAGCGCTTACCGCATCTCAGCTTCAGCCCGCGGCAAGGAGCTGCGCCTGATACTGAGCCCTCTGCCTGGGGCCCAGCCACCCCAGGAGCCCCTGGCCCTGGTCTTTCGCTTTGGCATGTCAGGCTCTTTTCAGCTGGTACCCTGCGAGGAGCTGCCACGCCATGCCCACCTGCGCTTTTACACGGCCCCGCCTGGCCCCCGGCTCGCCCTGTGTTTCGTGGACGTCCGCCGGTTTGGCCACTGGGACCTTGGGGGCAAGTGGCAGCCAGGCCGCGGGCCCTGTGTCTTGCAGGAGTACGAGCAGTTCAG GGAGAATGTGCTACGAAACCTAGCAGACAAGGCCTTTGACCGGCCCATCTGCGAGGCCCTCCTGGACCAGAGGTTCTTCAATGGCATTGGCAACTATCTGCGGGCAGAGATCCTGTACCG GCTGAAGATCCCGCCCTTTGAGAAGGCCCGCTCCGTCCTGGAGGCCCTGCAGCAGCGCAGGCCG AGCCCGAAGCTGACCCTGAGCCAGAAGATCAAGGCCAAGCTGCAGAATCCGGACCTGCTGGAGCTCTGCCACTCAGTGCCCAAGGAAGTGGTCCAGTTGG GGGGCAAAGGCTACGGGTCAGAGAGCGGGGAGGAGGACTTTGCCGCCTTTCGAGCCTGGCTGCGCTGCTATGGCATGCCAGGCATGAGCTCTCTGCAGGACCGGCATGGCCGTACCATCTGGTTCCAG GGTCGCAGCTAG